In one Oryzias latipes chromosome 13, ASM223467v1 genomic region, the following are encoded:
- the zbtb38 gene encoding zinc finger and BTB domain-containing protein 38 has product MDSAHPFAVLNKLNEQRSQGLFCDVTIVVEDVKFRAHKNILAACSRYFRNALTTPDPWTSGQVLELLDLKSEVFANILNFIYCSKAASDGAEDRRGLTAAGKRLGIPFLEMLAEEEKQDECDKSTNMFKKRKKDLVRADEVDGSRGPRITNAFSITEECPTNNPFTPLVEANSERQSPDLTQHPSSSTSCPNGTGETTHTLSEHSYAVNKSTEGKESSQSDSKKACKPAMTQPKNLIYKNAGPLKKRHRLRGVLGKSVFPAEAEVETPNTITPVLTDSAASVPVLTPPSLYSEAEAEEQMNSGAPAAADSPHKELGPPPLSPHTEDSILIYSCEHCPEIFSNKALLILHSEVHKKRFVSHLFCKFCHRKFIHLKRLRNHEQGCPKAARGPSMGDVRKIPKETDRLPEDTEENKAEDVVTSLSPAGLSSPPTPESIPMYQTHGEKTVKPSSSQRKYNCSVCKRVYVTLSSLKRHENVHSWRRAYPCHYCNKVFALAEYRTKHEIWHTGERRYQCIFCLETFMTYYILKNHQKSFHGIDPSLAVKKKSANGGLKGSVYPIKLYRLLPMKFRKRQYKTYSQTYSESLEGSEPSSLSSSSLISPFDDNGLVGLPDASSIPLTFMATTKMVSPVMPRISYDKPLDVDQSLNVELESQCGPRNEESRDEPFQSRSAIFSVQPNLNFAADYTDDSQVVLNPERVNNNVSFLSSMSTVKKLGELSASAKRVEDMTKKILQSSTENRFGAKTETYIAKPACQGASVDSNTLPLCQITVKIGNEAIIRRQIKGSKLFPRKKRRIRDLNGGQILNQSPQRREKSESQRLRYRPDATATETNMFEDTNDCDTADELWRPYYSYKAKKKIKKLRYKHRKALFHLHPEPCVDRTAGSEAHVDRTTTGPKQNPSNSSPRATYTCDICDSSFITETGLRAHVIGSHPYFCKTCGKQGPPGEAPAAADYICNSCMEDGSCFGNTPRSPNPEKKYRCSFCPQRFLYLATKRSHEKKHQETKGCGFNTCMPCSTFSAHEGEDSKRDAIKTEDSDNQGGTDIKSESMEGEDFSCSKSTPKREDTTDLSHSVLYEDVSKPTTRRPASPHANSMFSLTSPKVKHEVAKKWMDEQQSLHLLSKRQPFDKDGETNKNIPVRPGKNGHGDHDKSNKMLRRSDTVATPTTLLNTDKWVCKEEPLY; this is encoded by the coding sequence ATGGACAGCGCGCACCCTTTCGCCGTGCTAAACAAGCTCAATGAGCAGCGCTCACAAGGCCTCTTCTGTGACGTAACCATTGTGGTGGAGGATGTCAAGTTTCGAGCCCACAAGAACATTCTGGCGGCCTGCAGCAGGTATTTCAGGAATGCTCTGACGACCCCAGACCCGTGGACCTCTGGCCAAGTCCTGGAGCTTTTGGACCTTAAATCAGAGGTGTTTGCCAACATCCTCAACTTCATATACTGCTCAAAGGCGGCCTCAGATGGCGCAGAAGACAGAAGGGGACTCACGGCAGCTGGCAAAAGACTGGGCATTCCATTTCTGGAAATGCTTGCAGAAGAGGAGAAGCAGGATGAATGTGATAAATccacaaacatgtttaaaaaaagaaagaaggaccTCGTAAGAGCAGACGAGGTAGACGGCAGCAGAGGGCCTCGCATCACCAATGCCTTTTCTATCACGGAAGAGTGCCCCACCAACAACCCTTTCACCCCTCTGGTTGAAGCCAACAGCGAGAGGCAGTCTCCAGATTTGACCCAACACCCTTCAAGCTCCACGTCCTGCCCTAACGGGACCGGCGAGACGACCCACACGCTGTCGGAGCACTCGTATGCAGTAAACAAATCCACTGAAGGCAAAGAAAGCAGTCAGTCGGACAGCAAGAAGGCCTGCAAGCCAGCCATGACGCAGCCAAAAAACCTCATTTACAAGAACGCCGGGCCGCTTAAAAAGCGCCACAGGCTGAGGGGCGTTTTAGGGAAAAGTGTGTTcccagcagaagcagaagtgGAAACGCCAAACACAATAACACCTGTGTTAACGGACTCTGCTGCAAGCGTCCCCGTGTTGACGCCGCCTTCCCTCTATTCAGAGGCAGAGGCGGAGGAGCAAATGAACTCGGGAGCGCCAGCAGCTGCTGACAGCCCCCATAAGGAGTTGGGCCCACCACCCCTCTCTCCTCACACAGAGGACAGCATTTTGATCTACAGCTGCGAGCACTGTCCAGAGATATTCTCTAACAAAGCTCTTCTCATCCTTCACTCAGAGGTGCATAAAAAGCGTTTTGTAAgtcatttgttttgcaaatttTGTCACAGAAAGTTCATACACCTCAAACGGCTACGCAACCACGAGCAGGGCTGTCCAAAGGCGGCAAGAGGCCCATCCATGGGAGATGTCAGGAAAATACCAAAAGAGACCGACCGCCTTCCAGAAGacacagaagaaaataaagcagaagACGTAGTGACATCACTCTCCCCAGCTGGCCTGTCCAGCCCTCCCACTCCAGAGTCCATTCCAATGTACCAAACACACGGTGAAAAGACAGTGAAGCCAAGCAGCAGTCAGAGGAAATATAACTGCAGCGTGTGCAAACGCGTCTATGTCACCTTGTCGAGCTTGAAACGCCATGAAAACGTGCACTCCTGGAGGAGGGCCTACCCATGTCATTACTGCAATAAAGTCTTTGCTCTGGCAGAGTACCGAACTAAGCATGAAATCTGGCACACAGGTGAACGGCGCTATCAGTGCATTTTCTGTCTGGAGACCTTCATGACGTATTACATCTTGAAGAACCATCAGAAGTCCTTTCATGGCATTGATCCAAGTCTGGCAGTTAAGAAGAAATCAGCCAACGGCGGGCTGAAGGGGAGCGTTTACCCCATAAAGCTCTACAGGCTTCTGCCCATGAAGTTCAGAAAAAGACAGTACAAGACGTACAGTCAGACCTACTCTGAGAGTCTAGAAGGAAGTGAGCCGTCTTCTCTGAGCAGCAGTTCTCTCATATCGCCATTTGACGATAATGGTCTGGTGGGCCTTCCCGACGCAAGTTCGATCCCTTTGACATTCATGGCCACAACAAAGATGGTCTCCCCGGTCATGCCTCGTATCAGCTATGACAAGCCACTTGATGTGGACCAAAGTCTGAACGTTGAGTTGGAGAGTCAATGTGGTCCAAGGAATGAAGAAAGTAGAGATGAGCCTTTTCAAAGCAGGAGCGCCATTTTTTCCGTGCAGCCAAACTTGAATTTTGCTGCAGATTATACCGATGACTCACAAGTGGTGTTAAACCCAGAGCGCGTCAATAATAACGTGTCGTTCTTAAGCTCCATGAGCACCGTTAAAAAGTTAGGCGAACTATCTGCTTCTGCAAAGAGAGTTGAGGACATGACCAAGAAAATCCTTCAGTCAAGCACGGAGAATCGGTTTGGGGCAAAAACAGAGACGTACATCGCCAAGCCTGCATGTCAGGGTGCATCGGTTGACAGTAACACGCTGCCTCTCTGCCAGATTACGGTAAAAATAGGCAATGAGGCCATCATCCGACGCCAAATCAAAGGTTCTAAACTCTTCCccagaaagaaaaggaggatCCGAGATCTGAATGGTGGCCAAATcctcaatcaatctcctcagaGAAGAGAAAAATCAGAAAGTCAGAGACTCCGATATAGACCAGATGCTACTGCCACAGAAACCAACATGTTTGAAGACACCAACGACTGCGACACAGCTGATGAGCTCTGGCGTCCGTATTACTCATACAAAGCgaagaaaaagatcaaaaagctccgatacaagcacagaaaagcTTTGTTTCATCTTCATCCCGAGCCGTGTGTGGACAGAACGGCTGGCAGTGAGGCTCACGTCGACCGGACGACTACAGGACCCAAACAGAACCCAAGCAACAGCAGCCCCAGAGCCACTTACACCTGTGACATATGTGATAGCTCTTTCATCACAGAGACCGGTCTGAGAGCTCACGTGATTGGCTCTCACCCTTATTTCTGCAAGACCTGTGGTAAGCAAGGCCCTCCAGGTGAGGCACCTGCAGCCGCTGATTACATCTGCAACAGCTGCATGGAAGATGGTTCCTGCTTCGGTAACACACCTCGGAGTCCCAACCCAGAGAAGAAATACCGCTGCTCCTTTTGTCCGCAGCGGTTTCTGTACCTGGCCACTAAGAGGAGCCACGAGAAAAAACACCAGGAGACAAAGGGGTGTGGGTTTAACACATGCATGCCTTGCTCTACATTCTCAGCACATGAGGGTGAGGATAGTAAGCGAGATGCCATCAAAACAGAGGACAGCGATAATCAGGGAGGCACTGACATAAAAAGTGAAAGCATGGAAGGAGAGGACTTCTCGTGTAGCAAAAGTACGCCTAAAAGAGAGGACACTACAGACCTCTCGCATTCGGTCCTCTACGAAGATGTGTCAAAGCCCACTACTAGGAGGCCAGCTTCCCCGCACGCCAATTCCATGTTCTCCCTCACCTCACCAAAGGTCAAACATGAAGTGGCCAAAAAGTGGATGGACGAGCAGCAGTCTTTGCATCTACTGTCAAAAAGACAACCTTTCGATAAAGACGGCgaaaccaacaaaaacatcCCAGTGAGACCGGGAAAAAATGGCCACGGTGACCACGATAAGTCCAACAAGATGCTCAGAAGGAGCGACACTGTAGCTACACCCACCACGCTACTGAACACAGACAAATGGGTGTGCAAAGAGGAGCCCCTGTATTAG